The following DNA comes from Anopheles coustani chromosome 2, idAnoCousDA_361_x.2, whole genome shotgun sequence.
TACTCATCGCACCGGTCCACACTCGGCAGAAACACGACCACGGTCGGGTTATCTTCCGTTGGGCAGAGTTTCTGCACGTTCTCCTCGCAGTTGACACGCGCCTCCGGGTTGCAGGTCTTCATCCTGCGATCGAACGCGTAACCGTCGGTGCACTGGCCGACGTACGACACTCCCTCGGAGCAGGTGATGAACTGGTTGCAGTTCTGCGGATGCGGCAGAAGCTGTACTCCCGTCTGCTCCTGGCAGATGTGGCACGTCACTTTGTTCGGATGATCACAAAGTTGCTGCAGCTCGTTGTAGTAGAACTCGCCCGGGCAGTTGTTGTACGAGCCCATCCCATTGCGGCAATAGTAGTAACCCTGGCAATCGCGCACATCGCGAACGAAGTATCCGTCCGGAACCCCGGCGCAAACACCTGCCTGTCCGATGGCATCGCTAGAAGCTCCAAGGGCCAGGAAGGAGGCAACAGCCGCGACTATCAGCAGTTTGGTTGAACtcatatttaattcaattagcTTAGTTCGGTCGGATTTGAAGGATTGCAACAATAAACTTATTTGAGCTTCCTGGTGATACtggttaacaaaacaaaatgtggtCCTTTATATTTGGACTTAATCTATCTTCGTGGTGATATCACGAAGTCCTTATCTCACTGTTACTGTTTACTGCCAAAGTATGGCCTCGTAATGCTTCCTACCGACGTCTGAATGAGTCTGCCTACGATTTACTACCATTGCTAATCACCTTATCAATCTCCCTACTGTGGTCTACTCCCATCGTCAGTGGTGTGAGCCAAAGGCATGATTTATAAAAAGCATCTCATCGTGATTAGTTGTAAATTTACACGGCGATGAAGACttaatcgttttatttttaagtcaATTGAAACAGAACTCCAATGCATAAACAATTGCTGTGTCCCACCACCTGGAACACGGACCATCAGTCTGCATAAGCTGTCTGCTCTATTTGTTGCGGAACATACCTGCAATCCAAATTACTAGTACTATGGGTATGATCAAAAATATATGGGTAAATCAAAACTTTGGGTATGTGTGCACGTACCTTGCTGTTTTGAGTTTCATAGGACAACTTGTGTACTCCGGGTTCATGAATTTCAGATTTCTATACCGACCTGCTGGTGCTGACCGTACGACCGTACGTTAAGCAAACTTTTCCCACTTTCCACTCCCAAACACGGTCGGTCAAGTAACTTTTTCCTGCTCCTGGTAGATAAGGCGACGATTACAATGCTGTGCTAGCCCGGATGACATGTTTCTAGGCAGTCTGTCCACACGTACCACCAGACGCGTGCTCGACGTACGCGATCCTGTCGCCGGGGGTGCAAAGAATAGGGTTGAGAgtaattttaataattgaaTAATCCTAGCTAAACTTTCTTCAAGCCCTGGCCCTGTCACCGTCAGCTACTGGTGAGTACACACATTGCACATCGGCATTACACGTTGCGAAACGGCGGCCAGCTGGAACGTTAATTGTTTCTGAAGAAGCGCTACTGGTTCGggacccaagtaacattttaagttttatcatggttctaacgatgttgttcatgctcatcattaagtctcatcttaagagtaaaatatcttaaaggctgtgataaaaccttcataaacccgttttaagtgtaagagggcccactctacagaacgttgtcaaaaccatcccttaaaaccttttctagaccaaaaatcacttattggttttaagagaaggttttaagaaggacttaacagcgtatttacaggctcttcaagtctactaagattttagacttaatgagcagttttatagctatcctcaaaaggttttaaggatgtcaaaattattaaaactattttgcctgctgagaaacctctataaaaccaattggacttggtacacccatgttaaaacattgataaaacttgtagAAGTCTAataggtcttggaaatgttacttggggaGTTAGTGCCAGCTCAGGAACGTTTCACCAGACTCGTATATCATTGTGCTTCACGGTTTAACAACGTTCAGTGTTGGACGTTAGTGAAACCCTTTCGTATGAAACCCTGGCGGATGAGTGAGATGATTGTGAGATGTGTATGTTAAAATTATTCTGAATCACTTATCGAACTGACCTTCGCGACCTAATGAGTCGTTTTTCCATGCCTTATCTTGtattaaaatcaaaaccaaagCATACAAAGTTGACTTTTCTAtccaacatttattttaaagctTAGCATCTGGTAATTTACGTTTTATTGCTTAGTATACAGCACACATATTTAAAAGCTTGTTtagtaaaatgaaacattacaCAATTAAAGCTTTTTTAAGAACCTGCATGATAATCTACCCAAAGTCTGCCAAATTCACAAACTTAATAGGACAATTTTTTTCCTGTAATTTTGAATTAGTTTATCACtgtcttcttggcgtaacgacctcttggtcatgcctgcccgttaagggcttatgagacttgtttccctgttgtacgtggatagtcagtcctctcgtacaggagagggtccggtctcggctgggattcgaacccacgccgtccaggtggtgagccccggcgctcatgggccgattttctaaccggcgctaccgctcggctgtcgcggacccccatacAGTATATCACTGTAGCAACGTTAGaaatgttgaaaagaaaacataagatttgttttaatttttaaactcgATTTCTGGTGGaagaaacaaaattcaaatatttaccttACTAAGAGAAATACGGTTAACCAgatgaaatagaaaatgttaataaatatcgtatttttccttgtatAACGACCCCCCGTGTATAacgaccaaacaaaaaaaaattcaatgtttatgaaacaaattgaaagttgttttttattttcatcagtTGTATCAATGTCATACGTGTTTTAACCTCCACTCTATGATCGATTCGAAAAGTTACTACCCGTCTATAAGGACCCCCTAATCGGACTTTGATCATTTTTGAACTAAAagggggtcgttatacacgAAAAAATACGTTAATTTCCAACTCACATTATTTCAGCATCTTcaaaatgatagtttttaaaattatgtacTCCATATGTTGTGTAGTTTTATGTTCGTTCGAAAAATACGGTAATTTCCCACGCACATTATTTCAACATCTTCAAAACgatagtttttaaatttacgtACTCCATATGTTGTGTAGTTTTATGTTCGTGTAACGCTTATTGTTTTTTATAAGGAGTTGTTCTTAAGTTGTGAAATTAATACTTTCCTAGAATAGCTCAAGCTATAACAAATGTTGAAGTAAAATATCGCAATCAAACATAAATTCATGAAGTACCTCAATATGTTACTTAAGTAATACGTTAATTAACGTATACTGATCGCAATTAGATTGTTAATCCTTGCATTCTGGTtgaggaaacaaaaataaaaacatcctcACCAGGGCTTATGTGGGGCAGAATGAACTGCtctaaaaatacaataaaaaataaaaacacacaaaaaagtgcAAAGCACACACATcaagtttttcaaatttattcagTACGGCAAAGTCCCCATACAACTCACAAATTATGAATTTAAGATATTTCATATTGGAAAATATACATCATCAAAATTGGAATTAAAAGTTCATTTAACTGAATTTCTTGACatagtttacttttttatagCTTCACAGATTctcaaaaagtataaaattgcAATAAATAGCTCTTATTAAAAAAATCGTCCAGCCTCACTATCTGAGCCAGCTGGCCccacaattaaaaacaaaacttgaaaaaGAGTGCTTTTAAAAATCGTCGTTTTGATATCAATCTAAGAGTTTTAATGtcgtttcattatttttaggTAGCAGAAGAAAGGGTAGAGATTCGATCTgtgaaaatcaaattattttccttaaaTAATGATAATGATAAGTCCCACTAtttacccctacataggtcTGAGGGATAATAGACTGCgagaaatttatattttccgcTTGAGGTGGATATTAGTTCCTCCCCTTACCTTACAACCTTTAAATCATCTTTACTTTTATATTTGTCTGTTTTAAAACCGTATCACCGTGTTGAGGAGACAATAATGCTTTGTAttgtatacttttttttcgaatggACTATAAGTGGAAGCGGGTCTCGAACCCAGGTTTACCAAGAAAGAAGCTGTAGTCTTCCCGAGAATCCAGAATAAGGAAAtaagtt
Coding sequences within:
- the LOC131264600 gene encoding peritrophin-44-like; the encoded protein is MSSTKLLIVAAVASFLALGASSDAIGQAGVCAGVPDGYFVRDVRDCQGYYYCRNGMGSYNNCPGEFYYNELQQLCDHPNKVTCHICQEQTGVQLLPHPQNCNQFITCSEGVSYVGQCTDGYAFDRRMKTCNPEARVNCEENVQKLCPTEDNPTVVVFLPSVDRCDEYFICRAGTAVQHFCAPGLHWDSTNERCDLAERVSCALP